The following nucleotide sequence is from Myxococcota bacterium.
CCTACGCGTCGGTCGGAATCTGCGTCAAGCCGGACCAACCCCAGGTCGCTAAGCGCGTCGCGGAGCTCCAAGGCTGGCTGTCGGCGCGCGGGATTGGCGTCGCCCTCGATACCGAGGCCGCACGCTGGATGGACGAAGACGGGCTCGATCTCGAAACCCTCGCCTCGCGGGTCGACCTGCTGATCGTGCTCGGTGGCGACGGCACCATCCTCGCCGCCGCCCGCGCGATCGGAGATCGCGGCGTGCCGCTGCTGGGGGTGAACCTCGGGACGCTGGGCTTCCTCGCCGAGATCTCGAGCGAGGAGCTCTTCGACGCCCTGGAGCAGACCCTCGACGGACGCCTGGTGGTCGCGCCGCGCATGCGTTTCGAGGTCAAGGTCGAGCGGGGCGGCGAAGTGCTCGCGCGCTACCTCGCGCTCAACGACGCCGTCATCGGCAAGAGCGCGCTCTCGCGCATGATCGACCTCGAGACGCGGGCCGACGGCGCCTACGTCACTACCTATCACGCCGACGGTCTGATCGTGGCGACGCCCACCGGCTCGTCGGCCTACTCGCTTTCGGCCGGCGGTCCGCTGCTGTTGCCCGATGGCGAGTCGATCGTCCTCACGCCGATCTGTCCGCATACGCTCACCCAGCGTCCGTTGGTGCTGCCGAACAGCTGCCAGGTCGAGATTCACGTCGACGACATGCGGGGCGGCGAAGTGCATCTGACCGTCGACGGTCAGGTCGGGCTCCAACTCGAAGAGCGCGACCGGGTGTCGGTCGTGCGGTCGGCCTACCCCGTGCGTTTGCTCGTCCCGCCCGGGCGCAATCGCTTTGCCGTGATGCGCGAGAAGCTCCGTTGGGGGGAGCGTTGATCGAGACCCTCCGCATCGAGGAGCTGGCCATCGTCGAGGCGGCGGCCCTCGAGTTCGCGCCCGGGCTCAACGTGCTCACCGGCGAGACCGGAGCCGGCAAGTCGATCGTGCTCGGCGCGCTGGCGCTCCTGGCCGGAGGGCGGGGCACCTCGAAATCGATTCGCGAGGGGGCCGACCAGGCCGTCGTCGAGGCCGTGTTTCGCACCGAAGCACTCCCCGACCTCGAAGCCGAACTTGCCGAGCGCGGCTTCGAGGGCGACGCGCACGAGCTGATCGCGCGTCGCGTGCTCGCGCGCAGCGGGCGCAGCCGTGCATGGCTCGCCGGCCAGCTCGCACCGGTGGCCGCGCTCTCGGAGATCTTCACGGGGCGCCTCGAGATCTCGAGCCAGCACCACTCCCAGTCGCTGCTGCGCACCGAACGCCACGGACAGTTGCTCGACGCGTGGGCTGGACTCGGTGGTGCGCGTCAGGCGATCAGCGAGCAGGTTGCCCGTCTGCGCGAGATCGCGGACGAAGTGCAGCGCTTGCGCGAGGAGACCCGCGAGCGCGAACAGCGCCGCGACTTCCTCTCCTTCCAGGTCAAGGAGATCGACGAGGCGAAGCTCGACCCTTCCGAGGTCGACGGCCTGCTCGGGCTGCGCGGGCGCCTCGCCCACGCCGACCGGCTGGGCCGCGAGGCGGGCGGTGCCCTCGCGCGGTTGATCGGCGACGCCCAGGATCCGTCGGTCGCCGGCGCGGCCGATCAGCTGCAGGAGGCCCGCCGCACCCTCGCCGAGCTCGCCGACCTCGATCCGGGCCTGGCGCCGATCGTCGAGGGCCTGGCCGCCGCCGGCGCGGAAGTGCGGGAGTGGGCGAGCGATCTCGAGCGTCGCCTCGACGGACTCGAAGCCGATCCGGCGCGGCTCTCCCAGATCGAGGGGCGCCTCCACCAGATCGAGCAGCTGCAGCGGAAATACGGAGCCGACGTCTCGGCAGTTCTCGCCCACCGCGACGAAGCGGCGCGCGAGCTGGCATTGGCAGAGGGCGCCGACGAACGGATCGATGCGCTCGAGGCGGAAGCCGCAACCCGGCGCGACCAGCTCACCGCAGATGCCGCGAAGCTCTCGAAGAAGCGGGCGACGGCGGCGAAGAAGCTCGTGCGGGCGGTCGAGCCGCTGCTGCGCGAGCTGGCCATGCCCGAAGCCCAGTTCGGGGTGGCCCTCGAGCCGGCCCAGCCGCCCGAGGGACTGCCCTGCGGACCCGGGGGCGTCGAGGTGCCGGCCTTCCAGATCTCGGCAAACCGGGGCGAGCCCCTCCACCCGCTCCGCCAGGTCGCGAGCGGGGGTGAGCTCTCGCGGGTGTTCCTGGCCCTGAAGCAGGCTCTCCGTGAGGAGGGCGCCGGGATGGTGCTGGTCTTCGACGAGGTCGACGCGGGCATTGGCGGCGAGGCGGCCGAGCGGGTGGGGCAACAGCTCGGCGAGCTGGCCGCCCACCACCAGGTCCTCTGCATCACGCACCTGCCCCAGATCGCCGCCTACGCGGACCGGCACTTCCGGGTCCGCAAGCAGGCGGCAGGGAAGCGGACGGGCGTGCGCATCGACGTCGTCGAAGGCGACGATCGGGTCGCGGAAATCGCCCGGATGGCGGGCGGCGCCCGCCCCGGCAAGGCGGCCCGCGAGTACGCCGCCGAGCTCCTCGAGACCCGCGGGGACCGCTAGCTCCCTCGGCTTCTCAAGCGGGGCTTCGCCCGCACCGATGAAGACCGGGAGAGTCGCGTGCCCCCTGCACTTGTGTCGGGGATCACGTCTCGGAAGCGAGGACCCGACGATGAGTACGACGGGCGTCATCCACGAGAAGGAACCGGCGGGTCCGGTGCCCCCGGGTGGCGTCGTCCGCGTACTGCGGGGCTTCTACGAGGGACTCGAGATGTCGGTGGATCGGGACTGGATGGTCATTGGACGGGGGCGCGGTGCGGACATCGTGATCGCCGAGCCGACCATGTCCCGCGCGCATGCGGCCATCGGCTTCGATGGCGACCGCTTCTTCGTGCAGGACCTGGGCAGTACGAACGGGACCCGCGTGAACGGAAGCCGCGAACAGAAATCGACGCTCAAGAGCGGTGACGAAGTGCAGCTCGGCAAGCTCGCTCTCGAAGTGAGTCTGCCGTGCTGATGCGGAGAACGGGCTGATGGACACTTTTTCGCTGATCGTAGTTTCGGACGAGACCTCGCCGGTCCGCCGTTTCGAGCTGAAGAAGGTCTGGCTCAAGCAGGCCGCGGTCGGCACGGCCGTCTTCCTGGTGGCCGTGCTCGCGCTGTCCGTGGACTACGTCCGGATGCGCATCGACAACTCCGAGCTCGCGGCACTGCGGATCGAGACGGAAGAGCGACGCACCCAGGTCGGTGCGTTCGAGGATCGCCTCAAGGCGGTGGACGGCCGGTTGGCCGCGCTCACCGAACTCGAGCGCAAGGTCCGGATCATCGCGAACCTGCCTGGCTCCACCGCGAGCGGTGGCGGTGAGGTGCGCGCGCTCGAAGAGGGACCCGGCGGTCAGGGAGGCCTCGAAGAGGCCGTTCCGGCTGGTGCGGGCGACAACTCGGGCTCACGACTCCCGACGATTCCCGCCGACGCCGATGTGCCCGAGCGCGTCAGTCTGCTCGGCAACGCCGCCGAGTACCTGGGCGTGATCGCCGAGGGGCAGGCCGCGAGCCTCGAGGAGCTGGTGAAAGGGCTCGAGGGCAAGCAGGACTTCCTGGCGTCCTCGCCGTCCGTCTGGCCGGCCGAGGGCTGGCTGACCTCGGGCTACGGCTACCGGACGTCGCCGTTCACGAAGAAGAAGCAGTTCCACTCGGGCATCGACATCGCCGGTGCGCCGGGCACGCCGATCATCGCGCCGGCGCGGGGCAAGGTCGTGTTCTCGGGCAACAAGGGCCCGCTGGGCAAGAGCCTGACGATCGACCACGGCTACGGCGTCCGCACGATCTACGGCCACAACAAAGAGCTGTTCGTGAAGCGCGGCGACAAGGTCGAGCGAGGCGACAAGATCGCATCGCTCGGCAACAGCGGCCGCAGCACCGGGCCGCACCTCCACTACGTGGTGGAGGTCAACGGCAAGACCCGCAATCCGCTCGATTACATCTTCGACTAGCGGAAGCGCGGCGAAGAACCTCCGAGCGAGGCCTTCGCTGCTCGGGGCGGGCTAGGGCGTCGCCGGATCGCGCGCGGGCTGGCCCGCTTCGTAGCGCGTCAGGTGATCAGCGAAGACGGCGAGTACGTCGGGGGGAAGCCCGCGACCGCGCAGCTGGGTGACCACCTGTCGCTGGATGCGGATCGCGGCATCGAACTCACCGAGCTCCGCGTGGGCAGCCGCGAGGGTGTCGAGGTACTCCGGGCGGGCGCCGCCCGGATTGCGCGTGACCTGTTGGGCGAGGCGTAGGGCCCGCGTCGCGTCGCGCAGTTCGTCGACGGGACAGGTGGCGAGGAAGTAGGCGTACTCGTTGCGGGCCGCGTCGTGGTCGCAGCGCTCGACGCTCTCGGCCAGCGCTTCGCGCTGAGCGGCGAAGGCGCGCGTCGCGCGGAGCACCCGGGACACGTAGGCGATCTCGTACTCGCCGCAGGGATTCGCCGCATGGGCCACGCGGGCGTCCTCGGCCGCACCGACCAGGTCACCCGTGGCCTCGCGTGCCTCGACGCGCTTGAGCCGCAGGGCGGCGTCTTCGGGCGCCAGCGCGATGGCGCGGTCGACGAGCGGTAGGAGCTCGCCGTTGCGGCCCTGAAGGCGCAGCGCGTCGATCCAGCCGCGCAGCACCGGCAGCCCGTTCGGATAGCGCTCGCCGAGCTCGGCGTAGAGGGCTTCGGCGCGGGCGTAGTCGCGGTCGGTCTCGAGGGTCCGGTAGGCGATGCCCAGTTGCTCGAAGTCGGCGAGGACGCCGTTCGGATCGGGCCCGACCGGATCGAGGCTCTGGGCGGGCGCCGGCGCGGGTTCGGCGACGTAGCCCAGGGCCGCGAGTCGCGCGGCTTCCTCGGGGTCGAGGCCGACGGTCGCATCCGCGTCGGCCACCGGCGCTGCCCCGACCAGGGCTTCGAGCCGCTCGCGGAGCTCCTCGCGGGTTTCCGGGTGGGCCGCCGCAAGGTTCTCGAGCTCGCCTGGATCCTTTTTCAGATCATAGAGTTCGGGCGAAGTCTTGTGGATGTACTTCCAGGTTCCATCGCGCAGGGTCCAGAGCCGTGAGGCCCCGAAAGCGGTGTGGGCTTCCTGGGACTCGCCGTAGCCCAGCCGACCGGGCGCCACGGGTTCGGTGTCGGTGAAGAAGGGCTGCAGGGGGGCACCGCGTCCTGCGGCGGGCGACTCCAGCTCCGCCCAGGCCAGCGCCGTGGCCGGCAGGTCGATGGTCCGTACGAGCTCTC
It contains:
- a CDS encoding M23 family metallopeptidase gives rise to the protein MDTFSLIVVSDETSPVRRFELKKVWLKQAAVGTAVFLVAVLALSVDYVRMRIDNSELAALRIETEERRTQVGAFEDRLKAVDGRLAALTELERKVRIIANLPGSTASGGGEVRALEEGPGGQGGLEEAVPAGAGDNSGSRLPTIPADADVPERVSLLGNAAEYLGVIAEGQAASLEELVKGLEGKQDFLASSPSVWPAEGWLTSGYGYRTSPFTKKKQFHSGIDIAGAPGTPIIAPARGKVVFSGNKGPLGKSLTIDHGYGVRTIYGHNKELFVKRGDKVERGDKIASLGNSGRSTGPHLHYVVEVNGKTRNPLDYIFD
- a CDS encoding NAD(+)/NADH kinase — encoded protein: MPYASVGICVKPDQPQVAKRVAELQGWLSARGIGVALDTEAARWMDEDGLDLETLASRVDLLIVLGGDGTILAAARAIGDRGVPLLGVNLGTLGFLAEISSEELFDALEQTLDGRLVVAPRMRFEVKVERGGEVLARYLALNDAVIGKSALSRMIDLETRADGAYVTTYHADGLIVATPTGSSAYSLSAGGPLLLPDGESIVLTPICPHTLTQRPLVLPNSCQVEIHVDDMRGGEVHLTVDGQVGLQLEERDRVSVVRSAYPVRLLVPPGRNRFAVMREKLRWGER
- the recN gene encoding DNA repair protein RecN, which codes for MIETLRIEELAIVEAAALEFAPGLNVLTGETGAGKSIVLGALALLAGGRGTSKSIREGADQAVVEAVFRTEALPDLEAELAERGFEGDAHELIARRVLARSGRSRAWLAGQLAPVAALSEIFTGRLEISSQHHSQSLLRTERHGQLLDAWAGLGGARQAISEQVARLREIADEVQRLREETREREQRRDFLSFQVKEIDEAKLDPSEVDGLLGLRGRLAHADRLGREAGGALARLIGDAQDPSVAGAADQLQEARRTLAELADLDPGLAPIVEGLAAAGAEVREWASDLERRLDGLEADPARLSQIEGRLHQIEQLQRKYGADVSAVLAHRDEAARELALAEGADERIDALEAEAATRRDQLTADAAKLSKKRATAAKKLVRAVEPLLRELAMPEAQFGVALEPAQPPEGLPCGPGGVEVPAFQISANRGEPLHPLRQVASGGELSRVFLALKQALREEGAGMVLVFDEVDAGIGGEAAERVGQQLGELAAHHQVLCITHLPQIAAYADRHFRVRKQAAGKRTGVRIDVVEGDDRVAEIARMAGGARPGKAAREYAAELLETRGDR
- a CDS encoding FHA domain-containing protein, with amino-acid sequence MSTTGVIHEKEPAGPVPPGGVVRVLRGFYEGLEMSVDRDWMVIGRGRGADIVIAEPTMSRAHAAIGFDGDRFFVQDLGSTNGTRVNGSREQKSTLKSGDEVQLGKLALEVSLPC
- a CDS encoding sulfatase-like hydrolase/transferase; amino-acid sequence: MHDAAAIHEGKAPLQGRGRLHRVAVAGLLAALACDGSPAPTAPDELSASDARETARNPNYRNLLWITVDTLRTDAVGAYGADPSPTPTLDRLAREGVVFEQVTTSSPSTLPSHASMLTGLHPFGHGVRANSGYQLAASHTTLAEALQGAGHVTQAEIAILVMERRKGLAQGFTGYRDPNASDVAHKQRHAAGARSGHTVDERDADDIARHAVRFLEARRDDPFFLWLHFYDPHAPYDAPPRFAAKFPGVPYHAEVAFTDAAVGRVIATLESQGLRDTTLVMVTSDHGEGLGDHGEPTHSLLVYDTTMRVPLVLWGPPSLPAGRRVRELVRTIDLPATALAWAELESPAAGRGAPLQPFFTDTEPVAPGRLGYGESQEAHTAFGASRLWTLRDGTWKYIHKTSPELYDLKKDPGELENLAAAHPETREELRERLEALVGAAPVADADATVGLDPEEAARLAALGYVAEPAPAPAQSLDPVGPDPNGVLADFEQLGIAYRTLETDRDYARAEALYAELGERYPNGLPVLRGWIDALRLQGRNGELLPLVDRAIALAPEDAALRLKRVEAREATGDLVGAAEDARVAHAANPCGEYEIAYVSRVLRATRAFAAQREALAESVERCDHDAARNEYAYFLATCPVDELRDATRALRLAQQVTRNPGGARPEYLDTLAAAHAELGEFDAAIRIQRQVVTQLRGRGLPPDVLAVFADHLTRYEAGQPARDPATP